The Streptomyces sp. RKAG293 genome includes a region encoding these proteins:
- a CDS encoding aldose 1-epimerase, producing the protein MTTGKKLTAGDAELTVVPQDGCRIASLTVGGTELLRQGDRYGAFIMVPWCGRTENGRFRNGGIVHQLPVDAPPHAIHGTGRHTAWHDGPDGTDSAASYYFDLADPWPYPGRVTQTFELGENELRMTLSVEASADSFPAQAGWHPWFLRNLGQGGRDAEVDFSPAWQEERGDDHLPTGKRTEPKPGPWDDCFGMPDGVDVSLTWPGELRVRVTSPAEWVVVYDEQPEAVCVEPQSGPPNGLNTLPRLVTPIDPLEITTVWSWERLG; encoded by the coding sequence GTGACGACTGGGAAGAAACTGACGGCGGGCGACGCCGAACTGACCGTGGTGCCGCAGGACGGCTGCCGTATCGCCTCGCTGACGGTCGGCGGGACCGAACTGCTGCGCCAGGGCGACCGGTACGGCGCGTTCATCATGGTGCCGTGGTGCGGCAGGACCGAGAACGGCCGGTTCCGCAACGGCGGGATCGTCCACCAGCTGCCGGTGGACGCGCCCCCGCACGCGATCCACGGCACGGGCCGGCACACCGCGTGGCACGACGGTCCCGACGGTACGGACTCGGCGGCGTCGTACTACTTCGACCTGGCCGACCCGTGGCCGTATCCGGGCCGCGTCACGCAGACCTTCGAACTGGGCGAGAACGAGCTGCGGATGACCCTGTCGGTGGAGGCGTCCGCCGACTCGTTCCCGGCGCAGGCCGGTTGGCACCCCTGGTTCCTGCGGAACCTCGGGCAGGGCGGCCGTGACGCCGAGGTGGACTTCAGCCCGGCGTGGCAGGAGGAGCGCGGCGACGACCACCTGCCGACGGGCAAGCGGACCGAGCCGAAGCCCGGACCGTGGGACGACTGCTTCGGCATGCCGGACGGTGTGGACGTGTCGCTGACCTGGCCCGGCGAGCTGCGGGTCCGGGTGACCAGCCCGGCCGAATGGGTCGTGGTCTACGACGAGCAGCCCGAGGCCGTGTGCGTCGAGCCGCAGTCCGGGCCGCCGAACGGCCTCAACACGCTGCCGCGCCTCGTCACGCCGATCGATCCGCTGGAGATCACGACGGTCTGGTCCTGGGAGCGGCTGGGCTGA
- the pyrE gene encoding orotate phosphoribosyltransferase translates to MSDVREALLQQIKDKAVVHGKVTLSSGLEADFYVDLRRITLDGEAAPLTGQVMLDLTKDLDFDAVGGLTLGADPVAGSMLHAAAARGRRLDAFVVRKATKAHGMQRRIEGTEVKGRRVLVVEDTSTTGGSPLTAVEAVREAGGEVVAVAVIVERGAAPAIEAAGLPYLAAYSLADLDLG, encoded by the coding sequence ATGAGTGACGTGCGCGAGGCCCTGCTGCAGCAGATCAAGGACAAGGCCGTGGTCCACGGCAAGGTGACCCTCTCCTCCGGGCTGGAGGCCGACTTCTACGTCGACCTCCGCCGGATCACCCTGGACGGCGAGGCGGCGCCGCTGACCGGCCAGGTGATGCTGGACCTGACCAAGGACCTCGACTTCGACGCCGTCGGCGGACTGACCCTCGGCGCCGACCCGGTGGCCGGCTCGATGCTGCACGCCGCCGCCGCCCGCGGCCGCCGGCTCGACGCCTTCGTCGTCCGCAAGGCGACCAAGGCCCACGGCATGCAGCGCCGGATCGAGGGCACCGAGGTCAAGGGCCGTCGCGTCCTGGTCGTCGAGGACACCTCGACCACCGGCGGCTCGCCGCTGACCGCCGTCGAAGCGGTGCGCGAGGCCGGCGGCGAGGTCGTGGCCGTCGCCGTCATCGTGGAGCGCGGCGCCGCCCCGGCGATCGAGGCGGCCGGGCTGCCGTATCTCGCCGCCTACTCGCTGGCCGACCTCGACCTCGGCTGA
- a CDS encoding DUF3151 domain-containing protein, which translates to MAIHKDLLGGPPPTHLPDDPEPRELLASGAAPSEVAAKYPASSLAWAQLADDAFEGGRVVESYAYARTGYHRGLDALRRAGWKGHGPVPFEHEPNRGFLRALHALARAAQSIGEQEEYERCSSFLRDSSPTAADTLG; encoded by the coding sequence ATGGCCATTCACAAAGACCTTCTCGGGGGTCCGCCCCCGACCCATCTGCCCGACGACCCGGAGCCGCGCGAGCTGCTCGCCTCCGGGGCGGCGCCCTCCGAGGTGGCCGCCAAGTACCCCGCCTCCTCTCTGGCCTGGGCCCAGCTCGCCGACGACGCCTTCGAAGGGGGCCGGGTCGTCGAGTCGTACGCCTACGCGCGCACCGGCTACCACCGCGGCCTCGACGCGCTGCGCCGCGCCGGCTGGAAGGGCCACGGCCCGGTGCCGTTCGAACACGAGCCGAACCGCGGCTTCCTGCGCGCGCTGCACGCCCTCGCCCGCGCCGCGCAGTCGATCGGCGAGCAGGAGGAGTACGAGCGCTGCTCGTCCTTCCTCCGCGACAGCTCGCCGACCGCGGCGGACACCCTCGGCTGA
- the fbaA gene encoding class II fructose-bisphosphate aldolase has protein sequence MPIATPEVYNEMLDRAKAGKFAYPAINVTSSQTLHAALRGLAEAESDGIIQISTGGAEFLGGQYSKDMVTGAVALAEFAHIVAEKYPVTVALHTDHCPKDKLDAYVRPLLKISQDRVAAGRLPLFQSHMWDGSAENLNDNLAIAQELLAQAVKANIILEVEITPTGGEEDGVSHEINDSLYTTPDDAFRTVEALGLGEKGRYLLAASFGNVHGVYKPGNVVLRPEILKELQVAVAEKHGKANAFDFVFHGGSGSTIEEINEALENGVVKMNIDTDLQYAFTRPVADHMFRNYDGVLKVDGEVGNKKVYDPRVWGKSAEAGMAARVVVAAENLRSAGNKIK, from the coding sequence ATGCCCATCGCAACCCCCGAGGTCTACAACGAGATGCTCGACCGGGCGAAGGCAGGCAAGTTCGCCTACCCGGCCATCAACGTGACCTCGTCGCAGACGCTGCACGCCGCGCTGCGCGGCCTGGCCGAGGCGGAGAGCGACGGCATCATCCAGATCTCCACCGGTGGCGCGGAGTTCCTGGGCGGTCAGTACAGCAAGGACATGGTCACCGGCGCGGTCGCGCTGGCGGAGTTCGCGCACATCGTGGCCGAGAAGTACCCGGTCACCGTCGCGCTGCACACCGACCACTGCCCCAAGGACAAGCTGGACGCGTACGTCCGTCCGCTGCTCAAGATCTCGCAGGACCGTGTCGCCGCGGGCCGCCTGCCGCTCTTCCAGTCCCACATGTGGGACGGCTCGGCGGAGAACCTCAACGACAACCTCGCCATCGCGCAGGAGCTGCTCGCCCAGGCCGTCAAGGCCAACATCATCCTCGAGGTGGAGATCACCCCGACCGGTGGCGAGGAGGACGGTGTCTCGCACGAGATCAACGACTCCCTCTACACCACCCCGGACGACGCGTTCCGTACCGTCGAGGCCCTGGGCCTGGGCGAGAAGGGCCGCTACCTGCTGGCCGCGTCCTTCGGAAACGTGCACGGCGTCTACAAGCCGGGCAACGTCGTCCTGCGCCCGGAGATCCTCAAGGAGCTCCAGGTCGCGGTCGCCGAGAAGCACGGCAAGGCCAACGCCTTCGACTTCGTCTTCCACGGCGGTTCCGGCTCGACGATCGAGGAGATCAACGAGGCCCTGGAGAACGGCGTCGTCAAGATGAACATCGACACCGACCTGCAGTACGCCTTCACCCGGCCGGTCGCGGACCACATGTTCCGCAACTACGACGGTGTGCTGAAGGTCGACGGCGAGGTCGGCAACAAGAAGGTCTACGACCCCCGCGTCTGGGGCAAGTCCGCCGAGGCCGGCATGGCCGCGCGCGTCGTCGTCGCCGCCGAGAACCTGCGCTCCGCGGGCAACAAGATCAAGTAA